One Streptomyces sp. SAI-135 DNA segment encodes these proteins:
- a CDS encoding DUF262 domain-containing protein, with the protein MTDLEDSADGRGAGRNREAGARGYAVAGDVDDPDALLLPLGAPLEIGSDGRPTGVELELPDDEEEDGGDFGDSDGGFALFRPDSIRIQTESTTVDLLLSRLREGMIDLAPDFQRRAGIWSDRAQSRLIESLLLRIPISTVYMAQDDEDKWAVVDGVQRLTAIARFMEPGLTGLRPLVLRGLDYLRDFNGSSYQNLTGRLKIRLRETQLTVHVLQHGTPEAVKYNVFSRINTGGTPLTPQELRHALVRGPVRAFLADLAKDPAFGEATRWSVSDERMADREMVLRFLAFRLSNPARHEEKDFDKFLIDAMYKVNALTDERREQLAREFRVAMRCARDLFLDHAFRKWHGGKRSSPAINKALFETISVQLALLDDQERARLVASREKVIAGFVQLMGDWDFDRSISVGTGGPTKIRTRFNALARLFRGVAEQ; encoded by the coding sequence ATGACGGACCTGGAGGACAGCGCCGACGGCCGGGGTGCCGGACGAAACCGGGAGGCAGGAGCCCGGGGGTACGCCGTGGCGGGGGACGTCGACGACCCGGACGCGCTCCTCCTGCCGCTGGGGGCGCCACTCGAAATCGGGTCCGACGGCCGGCCGACCGGCGTGGAGCTGGAGCTCCCGGACGACGAGGAGGAGGACGGCGGGGACTTCGGTGACTCCGACGGCGGCTTCGCCCTGTTCCGGCCCGACAGCATCAGGATCCAGACGGAGAGCACCACGGTCGACCTGCTGCTGTCCCGGCTGAGGGAGGGCATGATCGACCTCGCGCCGGACTTCCAGCGCAGGGCCGGGATCTGGAGCGACCGCGCGCAGAGCCGTCTGATCGAGTCGCTGCTGCTCCGCATCCCGATCTCCACCGTCTACATGGCCCAGGACGACGAGGACAAGTGGGCCGTGGTGGACGGCGTCCAGCGGCTCACCGCCATCGCGCGGTTCATGGAGCCGGGGCTCACCGGCCTCCGTCCGCTGGTTCTGAGGGGCCTGGACTACCTGCGGGACTTCAACGGCAGCTCGTACCAGAACCTGACCGGGCGGCTGAAGATCCGGCTGCGCGAGACCCAGCTCACCGTGCACGTTCTGCAGCATGGCACCCCGGAGGCCGTCAAGTACAACGTGTTCTCCCGGATCAACACCGGCGGCACGCCTCTGACGCCGCAGGAGCTGCGGCACGCGCTGGTGCGGGGGCCGGTCCGGGCGTTCCTCGCCGACCTGGCCAAGGATCCGGCGTTCGGCGAGGCCACTCGGTGGAGCGTGTCCGACGAACGGATGGCCGACCGGGAGATGGTGCTCCGCTTCCTCGCCTTCCGCCTGAGCAATCCGGCCAGGCACGAGGAGAAGGACTTCGACAAGTTCCTCATCGACGCGATGTACAAGGTCAACGCGCTCACCGACGAGCGCCGCGAACAGCTGGCACGGGAGTTCCGGGTGGCCATGCGGTGCGCGCGCGACCTGTTCCTCGACCACGCCTTCCGTAAGTGGCACGGAGGGAAGCGGAGTTCACCCGCCATCAACAAGGCACTGTTCGAGACGATCTCCGTCCAACTCGCGCTTCTCGATGATCAGGAGCGGGCCAGGCTGGTAGCGTCTCGGGAGAAGGTGATCGCCGGGTTCGTCCAGCTCATGGGCGACTGGGACTTCGACCGGTCGATCTCCGTGGGCACCGGGGGCCCGACGAAGATCCGCACCAGATTCAATGCATTGGCAAGACTGTTCCGAGGGGTGGCAGAACAGTGA
- a CDS encoding ATP-binding protein: protein MTPPSPTTRREPVTVRVFAQRFSSTPRGARLARRLALHQLDAWGVPYGSEASDTVALLVAELAANAVTHGRVPGRDFEVAVQFLGRTLRIEVSDTRGERRPPAPGAARTAPPPLAETGRGLLLVEALADRWEVMDRLPVGKTVVAELDLPG, encoded by the coding sequence ATGACGCCACCGTCCCCCACAACCCGCCGGGAGCCCGTCACCGTACGTGTGTTCGCCCAGCGGTTCAGCTCCACCCCACGCGGAGCCCGCCTCGCCCGTCGCCTCGCGCTGCACCAACTCGACGCCTGGGGCGTTCCGTACGGCAGCGAGGCGTCCGACACCGTCGCGCTGCTCGTCGCGGAGCTCGCGGCCAACGCCGTCACGCACGGCCGTGTCCCCGGCCGGGACTTCGAGGTCGCCGTCCAGTTCCTCGGCCGGACCCTGCGTATCGAGGTCTCCGACACCCGGGGCGAGCGCCGGCCGCCAGCACCCGGCGCGGCCCGCACCGCGCCCCCGCCGCTCGCTGAGACCGGCCGGGGCCTCCTGCTCGTGGAAGCCCTCGCCGACCGGTGGGAGGTCATGGACCGCCTCCCCGTCGGCAAGACGGTCGTCGCCGAACTGGATCTGCCGGGCTGA
- a CDS encoding helix-turn-helix transcriptional regulator, which translates to MAYENTDGGAGAGSCGEPGVSDSLRTFGAVVQALREHAGLSREEFADLVRFSKHTVASVELGRRMPDRDFVERGEAATGNTGALRQAAPHLTRQAGLASWFRQWARLEAQAVTLWTYDCRVIPGLLQTEAYARAVTESVPPVKDEEQVTKQVAARLERQQLFDRRPPIAFSFIIEQALIERGTGGPDVMREQLDSLLERSSQFNVELQIMPRYQPEHAGFDGPLRLLESQDNKWFGYAEGQRGGMLITDPKEVSIMLQRYAKLRSQALTSEDSRSLL; encoded by the coding sequence GTGGCCTACGAGAACACGGACGGCGGGGCGGGCGCGGGAAGCTGCGGCGAGCCCGGGGTCTCGGACAGTTTGCGCACCTTCGGCGCCGTGGTCCAGGCATTACGGGAACACGCGGGCCTCAGTCGCGAGGAGTTCGCCGACCTGGTCCGCTTCTCGAAGCACACGGTGGCCTCGGTCGAGCTGGGGCGCCGCATGCCAGACCGCGACTTCGTGGAGCGTGGGGAGGCGGCGACGGGCAACACCGGTGCTCTGCGGCAAGCCGCGCCGCATCTTACGCGGCAGGCGGGGCTGGCGAGTTGGTTCCGGCAGTGGGCTCGGCTGGAGGCCCAGGCGGTGACCCTGTGGACCTATGACTGCCGGGTGATTCCGGGCCTGTTGCAGACGGAGGCGTACGCGCGGGCGGTGACGGAGAGCGTCCCGCCCGTGAAGGACGAGGAGCAGGTGACCAAGCAGGTCGCGGCTCGGCTGGAACGCCAGCAACTGTTCGACCGCAGGCCGCCGATCGCGTTCAGCTTCATCATCGAGCAGGCTCTCATCGAGCGGGGCACCGGCGGCCCCGACGTGATGCGGGAGCAGCTCGACAGCCTCTTGGAGCGGTCCTCGCAGTTCAACGTCGAGTTGCAGATCATGCCACGGTACCAGCCGGAACACGCCGGGTTCGACGGCCCGTTGAGGCTCCTGGAGTCGCAGGACAACAAGTGGTTCGGCTACGCGGAGGGCCAGCGTGGCGGGATGCTGATCACGGACCCGAAAGAGGTCAGCATCATGCTCCAGCGGTATGCAAAACTGCGTTCACAGGCTCTCACCTCCGAGGATTCCAGGAGCCTGCTGTAG
- a CDS encoding DUF397 domain-containing protein, translated as MSSIDERVWFKSSYSGSDGDDCVEVAQCTQATHVRDSKNRQGPELALSPTAWNDFVNYAAQG; from the coding sequence ATGAGCAGCATCGACGAACGGGTCTGGTTCAAGAGCAGCTACAGCGGTTCCGACGGTGACGACTGCGTCGAGGTGGCGCAGTGCACTCAGGCCACCCACGTCCGGGACTCCAAGAACCGGCAGGGCCCCGAACTCGCCCTCTCCCCCACCGCGTGGAACGACTTCGTCAACTACGCCGCCCAGGGCTGA